The Trichomycterus rosablanca isolate fTriRos1 chromosome 19, fTriRos1.hap1, whole genome shotgun sequence region ATATGCAGGCTTCCAACCAAAACCGGTCTTCGTTTCTCAGGCGATCACGAACCTGTGAAGGTGAAACTGCCAGCCCAATGCACCGTGCATCAGCTCCGTCTACACCTCTGCATGACTGTACAGGAGACCAACAGACTTCAAGACCCATTGGCGCTGCTCGATCCTGAAAAGTATAGTCTACTGTACACAAAGGGAGACGACCAGTATGAGATTTATGACGATTATCAGGTGTTACAAACACTGGACACACCCTGGTTCCAGGACAAAGAAGGACAGGCAGTGTGGATCACAGTCTTGGCAAAGCAGGATAACCCACAGGAAAGACAGAGTTACCATTTCATTCTGGATGAATTAATTGGATATGATTTAGACTCTGCAGCAGGCAATCGCCTAAGTGAACTGAGTTTCACTCGCAGAAAGTTTGCCACGCCACGTAAGGAAGAACTTAAAAAGAGGGATACTGTTGCTTATGCCACCGAGCCCTGGACAACTTCTGCGCCAATCGCAAAAGATCAACAAGATCAGATTAAACGCAAGCTTCTAGTTACTCTACATTatgaaaacatggttttaaacaaTCAAGCCGATATGCACATGACTCCTAGTGATTTTCTTAAAGTCATTTGGGAATCATCGTCTTTAAAggatcagtgttttaaaaagtGGTCAGGTAATTATATTCTCAAAATCTGTGGCAGAGAAGAGTTCATGTGTGGCGACTTTCAACTTTCAGAGTTTCTCTGGGCCAGACATTGTCTGAAAAACATGATTGAGCTTCATCTGATGGTGGTTCCTCTTGCATCACTTCCAGACGATACAGTCAGAAAGGAACATTGGCTGCAGGTTGACAGTCTCACGGGTCTCTCAAGTTCCCATGAAGAAATCTCAATCGAGGGCAAAGAAACTGAAGAGATCGTAATGATCTCACTTTGGGACTGCAAAAGGAACTTAAGGGTGAAGCTTGTTGGGTTTGATATGCCCGAATTGCCGATGAAAAGCCCTCAACATGTTTACGTAGATGTTGCAATTATTTATGGGAGCAAGGTTGTGTCATCAGTTTGTTCTTCATCGAAGGACTTTGCAGACGAGGTTCTGTGGAACATATGGTTAGAGTTTGACATACCTCTCAAAGATATTCCTTCCGGAGCTAAACTAGGGTTCACTATCAATTCCAGCAGCATAGATACGTCCCCCACTAAAGACCTCAAGTCCCCTGCTGTTGGAAACAAGGATTCAGATTTTCTCAAAGGTAAAGGAAAAGTCTTATATTTTGCCAACTTTCAGTTGATTGACCACAGGTCTCTCCTCAGCCAAGGATCACACACATTGCACATGTGGCCTTATGTTGAACAGGAAGAAGAAGGATTTACCTATGAAGCAGATAAACTCTCCACCGCAACCAATCCTGATGTGGCGAAATCCATGGCCATCACATTTTTGCTGGAGCGCTACAGCTTTCCGGTTGTCCTACCCCAGAACAGGACGTCATCTCATTCAACAGACCCCGGCTCACCTACGCACACTCCTGGATCCAGCCACTCCTTCTCGCCAGACAGGAACTCAttgaaaagattcagagaagaAAGCGTTCGCTATGCATCAAACCTTCCTCAGTTTCTGCGCAGAGTAGACTGGTTGAAGCCGTGTGTCGTTCAGGACGTTCACTGGCTTTTGGGGCACTGGGAGCCTGAAGACTTGGAATTGCACGTGGCTTTGGAGCTGTTGAGTGTTAAATACACAGACGAGAAGGTTAGGAGATTGGCTGTGCAAAGGTTGGAACTGATGTCAAATGAGGAAGTACTGAGATATCTACTGCAGCTGGTCCAGGTAAAAAGTTCCCATGGTTGTCAAGTGTTTGCTCAGGTTTTGAATAGTTAGAGAATGTACTTCACCATGGAATTATCATCACTTCTTGACCTGCTTAACAAGTCCTAATTAGTTAATCAAGGTCTCACAAATTAATTCAATTCCAAGACTTTACAACTGGAGTTGAGTCCAAAATTCTGCACATCACAATTACTATttaattattgatattattcttaatgctggtggaatgaacttcccctgtctgtttgAACATCTAAGTCTCGCACTCTCTTCAAAAGACGACTGaagacccacctctttactaagcacttaggctCAGCAATAACATGCAAGTTTTctgatgcagtcggctactgctcacgtgtccgAGGGGGCATGTGAcggttcgctctcctcaatcggggcgggggtcagcaccagtagagaggaagcataacacaaccAGGTAAAAAATGGACAAGttaaaatggggagaaaaactAACCGGGTTATTCTAACttctgtaatatatatatatactgaccTTCCTTTatatatgaccaccttcctaaaattgtgttggtcccctttttgctgccaaaacagcccgtTCCAATGCTcgcatgcccattgttggcgcttttggcggtggacagggtcAGCATGGGCTGGTCTGCGACAAACTgcgatacactgtgtattctgacacctttctatcagtaccagcattaacttcttcagcaatttgagctacagtagatcgtctgttggatcggaccaaacgggtcagccttcgctccccacgtgcatcaataagccttggtcgcccattaccctgtcgccggtttaccactcttccttggaccacttttaatagatactgaccactgcagaccgggaacaccccacaagagctgcagttttggagatgctctgagccagtcatctagccatcgctcaaatcctcacacttgtccatttttcctgcttctaacacatcaactttgaggataaaattttcacttgctgcctaatatatcccacccactaacaggtgccgtgatgaagagatagtcagtgttattcacttcacctgtcagtggtcataatgttatgcctagttggtgtatatactgtactgtatgtgtcaacacactttttgttttagttcattttggtACTCTCTGGTCCCACTTATACAACATATCGCTACTGTATCCCTGTACgtaagtccataaagacatggtttggccAGATGTAGAATCACTACTACAATTTACTTCAGTTAATGATTTATATTGTTAGATTAAgctaattatttaatattaattatataatttttcAATGACATTTTACAACCAAATTTACCAGCTGTAAAGAAAGTTCTGGAGCTGTATGGAGTATGTTATTACTTTGTTATCATCTTTTTCACAGACTCTGAAGGTAGaaccataccatgacagctgTCTGGCAAGATTTTTAATCCAAAGGGCACTTCGGGTACATAAtcagtttgtatttatttttttatttaaataattattatttatgtttaattattttatttactcattttatGTACACTCTCAGAAATGAAATGTCCTTTTTGTCACTGGGGTGACAGTTTGTACCTGTAGTTTGTATATTTACAGTACTTGAGAAAGTTACAGTATCTAAGGTACAATATTgtattagggcggcacggtggctcagtgggtagcactgttgcctcacagcaagcaagtcctgggttcgatccccacgtggggcggtccgggtcctttctgtgtggttctccctgtgtctgcatgggtttcctcagggagctccgggtttcctcccacagtccaaaaacatgcaagtgaggtgaattggagatacaaaattgtccatgactgtgtttgatataaccttgtgaactgatgaaccttgtgtaacaaataactaccatttctgtcatgaatgtaaccaaagtgtgtaatacAAACAATATTGTATTATGCCACAATGCTTAAAGTATTTAGAGTACCATCCCagtgaaaaaaatgcatttttgtgctttaaTTTCTGACACAATCATCTAAACAGAAAAAGGTTTACTTTAATGTGTCACTTCAAATGTTAACATGAGGCTTGTTTTGTGACAGAGCAAGCGAGTTGGACACTTCTTCTTCTGGTACTTGCGAAGTGAAGTGGCAGGTTGTCCATTTTTCCGCCAGCGTATGGCGGTCATACTGGAAGCTTACCTCCTGGGCTGTGGTGAGTCCATGCTAGCAAGTTTCCAGCGGCAAGTTCAAGTTGTCATGATCCTACGTGATGTGGCAATCAAGGTGAAAACACTCTATCCAGAAAGATCATCTCTCTCACCTTCAGGTAACATACATGATGTTTAGTCTGTAGAATctacagtacactgatcagccataacattaaaaccacctccttgtttctacaatcactttatcagctccacttaccatactgaCTAGTTACTTACTACACTTActtacacttactgactgttgtccatctgtttctctgcatgctttgttagcccactttcaccctgttcttcattggtcatgtcccccacaggaccactacagagcaggtattatttgggtggtggatcattcttagcactgcagtgacacagacatggtggtggtgtgttagtctgtgttgtgctggtatgagtggatcagacacagcaatgctgctggagtttttaaacacctcactgtcactgctggactgagaatagtccaccaaccaaaaatatccagccaacagcaccctgtgggcagcgtcctgtgaccattgatgaaggtctagaagatgaccaactcaaacagcagcaatagatgtgcgatcgtctctgactttacatctacaaggtggaccaactttaggagtgtctaatagagtggacagtgagtgaacacggtatttaaaaactccagcagcgctgctgtgtctgatccactcatactagcacaacacacactaacacaccaccaccatgtcagtgtcactgcagtgctgagaatgatccaccactcaaataatacctgcactgtggtggtcctgtgggggtcctgaccattgaagaacagggtgaaagctaaagaaaaagtatgtagagaaacagatggactacagtgactatttgtagaactacaaagtgcttctatatggtaagtggagctgattaaatggacagttagtgtagaaacaagaatgtggttttaatgttatggctgatcagtgtatattttagtgaaatatttaacaataaaatcaTAGCATAGTTTGATTGTTTTATGTTGTCGTCAGCTGCCCAAAAACTACAAGACATATTACAGGAGTATAGTTTTCCTCCTGACTTCCAGGTGCCCTTTGATCCGAGAATAAAAGCTGGTACACTCCTTGTAAGTTTAGTTATTTTCTTGGCTTTGTAAGATAACTTATGATTTTAATCATTGTACAAGTATAGTTTTTACCTGAATTTACAACTCACCCCACAGCTTAAAGAATGTAAAGTCATGTCATCCAAGAAAAAGCCTCTTTGGCTGGAGTTCTCCAGTATGGAACCAACAGGTGCTCCAGTTGGCATCATTTTTAAGCAGGGTGATGATCTCCGACAGGATATGC contains the following coding sequences:
- the si:rp71-17i16.5 gene encoding phosphatidylinositol 4,5-bisphosphate 3-kinase catalytic subunit gamma isoform, with the translated sequence MDSTWEKYQRKVFTSKGTSERSLVFICRLPTKTGLRFSGDHEPVKVKLPAQCTVHQLRLHLCMTVQETNRLQDPLALLDPEKYSLLYTKGDDQYEIYDDYQVLQTLDTPWFQDKEGQAVWITVLAKQDNPQERQSYHFILDELIGYDLDSAAGNRLSELSFTRRKFATPRKEELKKRDTVAYATEPWTTSAPIAKDQQDQIKRKLLVTLHYENMVLNNQADMHMTPSDFLKVIWESSSLKDQCFKKWSGNYILKICGREEFMCGDFQLSEFLWARHCLKNMIELHLMVVPLASLPDDTVRKEHWLQVDSLTGLSSSHEEISIEGKETEEIVMISLWDCKRNLRVKLVGFDMPELPMKSPQHVYVDVAIIYGSKVVSSVCSSSKDFADEVLWNIWLEFDIPLKDIPSGAKLGFTINSSSIDTSPTKDLKSPAVGNKDSDFLKGKGKVLYFANFQLIDHRSLLSQGSHTLHMWPYVEQEEEGFTYEADKLSTATNPDVAKSMAITFLLERYSFPVVLPQNRTSSHSTDPGSPTHTPGSSHSFSPDRNSLKRFREESVRYASNLPQFLRRVDWLKPCVVQDVHWLLGHWEPEDLELHVALELLSVKYTDEKVRRLAVQRLELMSNEEVLRYLLQLVQTLKVEPYHDSCLARFLIQRALRSKRVGHFFFWYLRSEVAGCPFFRQRMAVILEAYLLGCGESMLASFQRQVQVVMILRDVAIKVKTLYPERSSLSPSAAQKLQDILQEYSFPPDFQVPFDPRIKAGTLLLKECKVMSSKKKPLWLEFSSMEPTGAPVGIIFKQGDDLRQDMLIIQTLMVMDSIWQENCLDLNLMPYGCISTGYQIGMIEIVRDAVTIAAIQRSQGGTTGAFKNNALFEWLRGQCTLQEKHYQAMEKFVTSCAGYCVATYVLGIGDRHNDNIMITDQGNLFHIDFGHILGNTKSFLGVSRERVPFVLTPDFLYVMGRVKGQPSLYFSRFKDTCIQAYLSLRSQSRLLVTLFSLMLLTGIPELSTSQDMRYLRNALQQDQNEEEARQHFLQQIALCEQKGWTVQANWWIHLMAGIK